Proteins co-encoded in one Lineus longissimus chromosome 11, tnLinLong1.2, whole genome shotgun sequence genomic window:
- the LOC135495971 gene encoding BOS complex subunit NOMO3-like, whose translation MTRYLLFFTCSIVNLFHLIYPVASQDILGCGGFVKSDVEINYSLVEVKLYTKQGSLKYQMDCAPNNGYYMIPVYDKGVYVLKVEPPKGWEFEPESIELNIDGSTDKCSKGEDINFQFVGFAVEGKVLSKGQDRGPEGVTVSLKKKDGMPLNTLQTKTDGRFFFKKVLPGEYEVEASHSHWLFEKSKVSVKVDVTNAKVPASLVVHGYDVNGQVLSDGEPVRGVNFLLFSSTVKAQDIKGCDTTPVKSFKARGGKQPLCHVVSNQDGSFSISSVPTGEYSLIPFYKGEQITFDVLPAKKEFKVEYGSVAFQEPFQVAGFSVSGRVLNAKEGSGVANAVVFVDEKEVTKTKADGTYHLVNMKTGTYSLKITAENIGFDDLTAKISPNTPQLQDITPSSFRMCGNIVIDKIPRGFDISTKDRKVELLTMKNAVLGTLVADESGKFCTYVRPGSFRLKPVIGDEEATAGLKLSPEVKEVVVTDKPLSGIMFSQFKAKASGSVSCLSKCGVGIQITLVAAGKSGDHRTYKVESSGNLAVFSFDDLMPGRYQVTLAEDQWCWKEKSMKFEVIDKDVTNLDFVQNGFLFTYTSTHDMAVNYHVEDGKMKQSGSVTISKGTGIQCLATAGIYKLEPVSCHQFEKDSYSFDINNPSVVTFTAIKHQIEGTITSQHLSRDIMVTLSSSLSSDKSDTYGPLKAEGVTEHKDKKKPAPKGPFTYKFKHWARSGERLTVMPSSKELLFYPSLREILVEGDTCPGDVVDFEGRMGVFISGKISPPLSNVEVTITAEGAVDNVIVASTDNKGSYNVGPLHDNTEYVVKAAMAGYVMTPVDGKQGHFKAFKLGQISVDVMDEDKKALGSVLLSLSGGGQYRSNNLTHDNGNMIFTNLSPGQYFLRPMMKEYQFDPSSKMIEVTEGSTVSLKVKGKRIAYSCYGSVTSLNGEPEAGVVIEAAGKGDNCATYQEETKTEKDGTYRIRGLQPNCEYEVRLKSGEVNEHIERSAPKSRMVKVSQGDLGDVNIIAFRRMNQMDLSGRISTPTNFLSSLKVILFREDQPDSPISTVKIGASNFFYLPSVLIDNKNYVVRLESSLSKYSYDYELPETTFTANSSYKHCVMVFDPKMKSTEQELNHGSFLIVPLAALVVLFSYHFQKIKPYLAQATGRLSSNAAKKNSNQTSSQPAPSYDPSLLETDVPSAKKKVRVRRT comes from the exons AACCAGAAAGCATTGAACTCAACATTGACGGGTCAACTGACAAATGCAGCAAAGGAGAAGACATCAATTTTCAGTTTGTTGGCTTTGCTGTGGAGGGCAAG GTTTTGAGCAAAGGACAAGACAGGGGACCAGAAGGTGTGACAGTCAGCCTCAAGAAGAAGGATGGAATGCCGTTGAATACATTACAAACTAAAACGGATGGAAG atttttctttaaaaaagttTTGCCTGGAGAGTATGAAGTTGAAGCAAGTCATTCTCACTGGCTCTTTGAAAAG AGCAAAGTGTCCGTGAAGGTGGATGTGACAAACGCAAAGGTTCCAGCCAGCCTTGTCGTTCACGGATATGATGTCAAT GGCCAAGTCCTAAGTGACGGCGAGCCCGTCCGAGGAGTCAACTTTCTCTTATTCTCATCAACTGTTAAAGCTCAGGATATAAAAGGCTGTGATACGACTCCAGTGAAAAGCTTCAAGGCACGCGGTGGCAAACAGCCGCTCTGCCATGTTGTCTCAAACCAGGATGGCTCCTTTTCAATCTCAAGTGTACCAACAGGGGAATATTCTCTTATACCCTTCTACAAGGGCGAACAAATCACTTTTGATGTCTTACCTGCAAAAAAAgagttcaaggttgaatatggCTCGGTGGCCTTTCAG GAGCCTTTTCAAGTTGCAGGGTTCTCCGTGAGTGGTAGGGTTCTGAATGCTAAGGAG GGCTCTGGAGTCGCAAATGCTGTGGTCTTTGTCGATGAGAAGGAGGTGACAAAAACTAAAGCTGACGGCACCTATCATTTGGTAAACATGAAGACGGGAACATATTCATTGAAGATAACAGCAGAAAATATTGGATTTGATGATTTGACAGCAAAAATTTCTCCAAACACACCTCAGTTGCAGGATATAACTCCTTCAAG tTTCAGAATGTGTGGTAATATTGTGATTGATAAGATCCCGCGTGGTTTTGACATATCGACCAAGGATCGCAAGGTCGAGCTCCTCACAATGAAGAACGCTGTCCTTGGCACATTGGTAGCTGACGAGTCTGGTAAATTCTGTACTTATGTCAGGCCAGGGAGTTTTAGACTAAAG CCAGTGATAGGAGATGAGGAAGCTACAGCAGGCCTCAAGTTGTCACCAGAAGTCAAAGAAGTGGTTGTCACAGACAAACCGCTGTCGGGCATCATGTTTTCACAGTTCAAGGCCAAGGCGAGCGGCTCTGTCAGCTGTCTGAGTAAATGCGGTGTTGGCATCCAGATCACTTTGGTAGCTGCTGGCAAATCGGGCGATCACAGGACTTACAAG GTGGAATCCAGTGGTAACCTTGCAGTGTTTTCATTTGATGATCTGATGCCGGGAAGATACCAAG TTACTCTTGCCGAAGATCAATGGTGTTGGAAGGAGAAAAGCATGAAGTTCGAAGTGATTGACAAAGATGTGACCAACCTTGACTTTGTCCAGAACGGCTTCCTCTTCACTTACACAAGCACCCATGATATGGCTGTG AACTATCATGTTGAAGATGGTAAAATGAAACAGTCTGGTTCTGTGACGATATCAAAAGGCACTGGTATCCAGTGTCTCGCGACAGCTGGCATCTACAAACTAGAACCCGTCTCATGTCATCAGTTTGAAAAGGACTCATATTCTTTTGATAT TAACAATCCATCAGTTGTCACATTCACCGCTATCAAACATCAAATCGAAGGCACCATCACCAGTCAGCATCTCTCAAGAGACATCATGGTCACATTAAG TTCGTCGTTGAGTTCTGATAAGTCTGATACGTACGGTCCATTGAAGGCTGAGGGAGTCACAGAGCACAAAGACAAGAAGAAGCCAGCTCCGAAAGGACCCTTCACTTATAAGTTCAAACACTGGGCTCG GTCTGGCGAGCGTTTGACTGTAATGCCATCATCCAAGGAACTCCTATTTTACCCGTCATTGAGAGAGATATTGGTTGAGGGAG ATACGTGCCCCGGTGATGTGGTGGATTTTGAAGGTCGCATGGGTGTTTTCATCTCTGGCAAGATCTCCCCGCCGCTGTCCAATGTGGAGGTGACTATCACTGCGGAGGGGGCCGTGgataatgtcattgttgccTCTACAGATAACAAGGGCTCATACAA TGTTGGGCCATTGCATGACAATACCGAGTATGTCGTGAAGGCGGCCATGGCCGGTTATGTCATGACACCAGTTGATGGGAAACAGGGCCATTTCAAGGCTTTCAAACTCGGCCAGATCTCAGTGGATGTGATGGATGAAGATAAAAAAGCATTGGGAAGCGTCCTGTTGTCTCTGAGCGGTGGTGGCCAGTACAGAAGCAACAACCTCACCCATGACAATGGGAACATGATCTTCACTAACCTG AGTCCTGGACAGTACTTCCTGCGGCCTATGATGAAGGAGTACCAGTTTGATCCATCATCTAAGATGATTGAGGTCACTGAGGGCTCAACTGTCAGTCTCAAGGTCAAGGGAAAGAGAATTGCTTACag TTGTTACGGAAGTGTTACATCTCTAAACGGTGAACCAGAGGCTGGCGTCGTCATTGAGGCTGCAGGGAAAGGTGACAACTGTGCCACCTATCAGGAAGAGACGAAGACAGAAAAAGACGGGACATACAGAATAAGAGGGTTGCAG CCAAACTGTGAATATGAAGTGAGATTGAAGTCTGGTGAGGTGAATGAACACATCGAGAGGTCTGCCCCTAAGTCTAGAATGGTCAAG GTATCTCAAGGAGACTTGGGTGATGTCAATATAATTGCTTTCCGCCGTATGAACCAGATGGACCTTAGTGGACGCATCAGCACACCAACAAACTTTTTATCATCTCTAAAG GTTATTCTGTTCAGAGAGGACCAACCAGACTCTCCAATAAGTACAGTCAAAATTGGAGCATCAAACTTTTTCTATCTTCCATCTGTACTGATAGACAACAAG AATTATGTAGTCCGTCTTGAAAGCAGTCTATCTAAATATTCCTACGACTATGAGTTACCAGAGACAACATTCACTGCCAACTCTTCATACAAACATTGTGTAATGGTATTTGATCCTAAG ATGAAATCAACTGAACAGGAGTTGAACCATGGCTCTTTCCTCATAGTCCCCCTCGCTGCCTTGGTTGTACTCTTCTCATACCATTTTCAAAAG ATCAAACCATACCTAGCGCAAGCGACTGGTCGCTTGTCATCAAACGCTGCAAAGAAGAATTCGAACCAGACAAGTTCACAGCCTGCCCCGTCATATGATCCATCCCTTTTGGAAACTGATGTACCAAGTGCAAAGAAAAAAGTCCGCGTTCGAAGAACatga